TGATGTTATTGATGCTCATACTACATCAATCACAAACCACATTCAAGCCGACATAAATAACTGACTTTTATTTAACACATCTTCTTACATGCATGGATCGATTGTTAGTGTTGTTTTTGTGtgagctgttcgtattatttgtatggggGAATGTTGATGGCTTCCCTGGAATCCAGTGGGGGCAttactggccaggtacaggtcaagggcggGAACTGCGATAGCTGCTGCAGGATTCACatttacaagtgctgggaggaaagtGATCTGAGAtgacttcctctaagtgctgcaatgcataaattgaggattgtcctgaTTCCCTTTAATAAATGAATACAAGGATTCCCTGAAGTAAGATTTCCGGCTCCTGTACCCAGAGGGTTTGGAGTCGTGCCTTGAGGCCATGCTTCTAAGCCTTTTAATTGGTTAACTAGAGGGCTTTGTGGGTAGGTGATGGGGACAGGACTGCACACACTATGACAACTTCATTAATATGAAATTGGAGAAGTACCTACAAAGTCCCTTtaagtctctctctctgttcaaGTTGACAGCAGACCTAAAATATGCAGATAATTGACAATAGGAGACTTGTCCCCAGCACCTAACTGCCAATTACTatgaatgtgcagtgtttcaatgaGAAACTAGTCTTTTTCAGAAATGTATTCAGACATTTCCTGAAGTTATTGTTACATGTACATAGACTACAGTGTTAATGTGAGAGCTCTGGAAATGCATTGATATCCTATCTGAAAAGGCTAGATTAtgccaatgtaaaaaaaaaaaaaaaaaaaagtaatttttgctTTGTGTTTTTTAGAGAGCAGCGGCTTATCCTAGAAAAGTGTGCAGCAACCGCACTGAGCTCTAAGCTGATTGCAACGCAGAAAGACTTCTTTGCCAAAATGGTGGTTGATGCTGTCACGTTATTGGATGATCTGCTACAACTTAAAATGATTGGAATTAAGAAAGTCCAGGGCGGTGCGCTTGAGGTGAGACTGCAAGGCTGAATTAGCATTAACTGTGTGATTTGACAATGTGTGACGCTTAATGCGCCACGGTCACGCTGAACTTGACCTTTCTCCTAATGTTTTcccttcctctctcaggatctgttcttcttttctttttctgatctagttttctttaaagcaTAAGCCaaattagggactactttgtcttgtgttttttcctacgcctgacattCTCTTACACAGGAggaacttaaaggagcactatagtgccaggaaaacaaactctttttcctggcactatagggttattaggtgccctcttctgctgggctgaaggggttaaaaccccttcagccacttaccataATCCAGCGCCGGCTCCCTCGGCActcgtgacctctcctccccctgccgacgtcggctctgcatgcgcggccagagctgcACACCCATTCAATTGCCCATAGAAATACTTTCCTGTTGACGTCAGCGTGTCCTCAATGCGAATTTCACATTGAGGATTGCGGAAGCAGCATctaagtggctgtcagggagagagCCACGAGaggctgaaactgctatgtttacatttgcagggttaaaactagggggacatggcacccagaccacttcattgagctgacgtgGTATGGGTGACTAGTGATCTTTTAAGTCCGTTCCATTTCCCATGTCAGAGAAAATTTCCCACATTACTCCCTTTCCTCTATGACACATGAAATAGAGCTGATTTGATTTAAGCCCCTCCTTGTGTGAGAGAAAGTCAGACgttgaaaaaatacataagacaaagtagtccctgctttgttttatatttttaaggaaaactagatcctgagagaggaagagaaaaccatcggagaaaggtaagttcagtgtgacagtgccgctttaaggttaGCTGATATTACAACTATGGTGTTAAAGAGAAATCTTTTTGGTGTAGAGAAGTCTATTTGAATGTGGCTATGTTGCTACTCTTATATGCTTCAGTAGTATTTAATCGAGAGCGGCAACCAATTTAGAGGTGATAGTacctagttttatttatttgttttattcttgTCTGTCtatacatatgtggtggtcttGAATTGCTAATTACAGGAGCCTTCAATTTCCCCTGTAGGAATCTCATCTGGTTGCTGGGGTGGCCTTCAAGAAAACCTTTTCCTATGCTGGATTTGAAATGCAGCCCAAGAAATACGAGTCCCCAAAGATTGCTCTTCTCAATATAGAGCTGGAACTGAAAGCAGAGAAAGATAATGCAGAGGTCCGAGTGAATAAAATTGAGGTAAAGGAATTTCTGAAATTTGTCATCTGGGAAGGTGTTTCACAAGTGTAACTGGCCAAGTAGGTTTGTGTCTAGTAATTCATTGGTGTATTTCCGTCCATGGAATTAATTTGTATTGTAGAAATCAGTGTATGTGAACATGGTTTAACGAAACAAAAAAAGTGGATATGtacagaaaatgtaattttaacaaaaaaaatgtatttagataatttataaaaaaagccTGTACTTGCCACCAAAGTCATAAACTATAATCTGTAGTGTGTACGTAACATAGACGAAATGGCAAATTCCATATACAAATCCCAATCTGTAGTACCCTATATTGGTCACCAGGTGTCAGTCGCAAAAGAGCTCCAACAAGCAAACCATAGAATATCCCTACTTTTTTGCCAGCCCAGTGGGGCAAAAAAGTATGTTGCACATCTAAGGTGAACAAACAGGTTATACAAAAGATAGCGTATTCGACGCACGTTTCACCCACCTTGTGGGGGTCATCGGGAGTGTCGAAAAGGATGACTGTATGAGGTGATAATGTTACCTGCTCACAGTCTCGCTTGCCTGGTTTTGTCATTTGATTCTTTAGCCTTGCGTCCTCCGAACAGTCCCTTTCAAACTATAACAATCCATAAGTCTAGTGTATCTCTTATTTGATCTGTCCAATCACTGATTTGGCTCCATTGCAAGAATGTGATAGTTTTTGTACTGGTaggttgtttaaaggaacactatagcatcgggaatacatttatatttctaaGGCTACAGTCCTAATGTCCCTGGAtcatttagccccccccccccccccccccccatctgtaCAGAAAACAAATTACTCGCCTTTTCTCCCTCTGAGACCACCTCCAGGGTGACAAGCCAATCCAATACTCCTCAAAAACTAGCATTGGAAAGCATAGGCGCTCGCTGTGATGCGCCTACAACTCCTCCATAGAGAATTACTGTTCTCAATAGTTCTCTGGCAAATTGTGACGGCACTGTGCTTGCCCCCATGACATCGCAATATTTTAAAGTATGAAAGCTGGGTAGTAAGATTTCCAGCTCTCATACCCAGAGAGCTTGGCGGTGTGACTTGAAGCTCCACTTCCAAGCCTCCTATTAGGTTTGCGGGGAGAAGGACTGTatgtaccataactacttcagtaaggtgaagttgttaaagtgcctacagtgtccctttaaatccttcAATGTCCTGCTTAAAGGTTTATTTTAGCAtttggaatacaaacatattcttAACACTAGAGTGTTGTACTAACACTAATTGTTGGCCAGGATTAAATTACATCAGACTGTTGCTTTAAATGTGTATTCAATCCCTACTGACCTTGCACTGATgtcatcatattttctctcaATATTCTGACACTACCAATGTGTTCATCTTAGGACTATCAAGCGATTGTAGATGCTGAATGGAATATTCTGTATGATAAACTGGACAAGATTCACAAGTCTGGAGCTAAAGTCGTCTTGTCCAAGCTGCCAATTGGGGATGTAGCTACACAGTACTTTGCAGACAGGGATCTGTTCTGTGCTGGAAGAGTGCCAGAAGAGGACCTTAAAAGGACCATGATGGTAATATCTAATGAATACAGTTAGATCCTATGTATCTACAAACAAAACCTCCATCCCTTGTTCTAATAGATGCACCTTTGCTGTATCTAGCAATCAGATGACTATTTTGATATCTAATTCCTGTTCTTTTAGGCCTGTGGAGGATCCATCCAGACCAGTGTGAATGCGTTGACTGATGATGTTCTTGGGCAGTGTGCTCTCTTTGAGGAAGCTCAGGTGGGCGGAGAAAGGTGAGGGGTTTCATTTACACTCTTAGTACTTGGCTTTATAAAATgaagaaacaaactgggtaccccAAACCCTACTCGTAAAACGTAGTCTTCCATTTGTAAATCCTGCAAATTCCCACTTCCTTTACAAGAATATGCTACCGAATACAAGAATGAGTTTTTCTGTTATGACAGGGAGAGTCCATCTTGATATATTTGTATCAAATGGTTTTTGTGTCAAATGTTAACTGATTCTAAAATGTGCCCAGTTTTTAGGAGATGCACACTCAATATAATATTGTTAGCAGTGTAACTCAGGGAGAGCTATAGCCACGAAGCTCAAGTGGGGCCCTGTCACTTTTAATCTTTGTGTCACAGAATTCTTTGTACACGTGTGACAAAGCCAGTGCTGAacatttatttgtgtgtttgcTACAGGTATAACATCTTTTCTGGGTGCCCCAAAGCCAAGACATGTACAATCATACTGAGAGGGGGTGCAGAGCAATTCATGGAGGAGACAGAGCGCTCTCTGCATGACGCCATCATGATTGTGCGGCGAGCAATCAAGGTAACCGTGCCTAATTACACATTTTGTTATGGTTTTCGTGTCAGTCTCTTGTACCTTCATATTGCACTttgaaattaacacttttatcgTCCTCTTTAGAATGACTCTGTGGTAGCTGGAGGAGGGGCCATTGAGATGGAGCTTTCCAAGTATCTTCGTGATTATTCCAGGACAATCCCGGGAAAGCAACAGCTTCTGATTGGCTCCTATGCCAAGGCTCTGGAGATTATCCCAAGACAACTATGTGACAATGCTGGCTTTGATGCCACGAACATCCTGAACAAGCTAAGAGCTAAACACGCCCAGgtaagtgtttcaaatcagtCTTCTATTGCCCTTTATTGCTCCATTATTTACCCTCCTCTCGTAGTGCAAGACACAATGTCACAAAAAGTCGCAAACACCCAGACAGCTGGGTGGAGCTTTCATGTATTTCACACTTCTCCATTAATCTGGCTGTACACTTATGTTTTATAGATTTTACCAGCAGCTTTCACTCTTCTGCCTACATAGacagaatttattttaaatgtgtacTTTTTACATCAAATTTAAGATATCATCAGGTGTTCCTTCTCGCTGATTGTGTGTTATTGTTAAACCAGTTTGAGGGGAATTGAAAACCGGGGACAAACCAGAAGTACACTAtaaagtgtcatttcttcagtgttgtcacatgaaaagatataataaatatttacaaaaatgtaaggggtgtactcacttttgtgagatactgtatatgtttAATCTTTATGCCTTCTATCCTTTTGATTATAATCAGATTGATTTAGTTAGCTGGTCAGTAATCGGTAATATGTACAAGAAATCTGTAAGGGATTTCACTTACATTCTgctacagtgtctccatgtcctcaGAGGTTGGGTAACTCCCACTTCCAGTTGACCCTGTCTCCTCCCAAAGTCGTCTTTGACTTCCTCTAAGCAGGTCAAACCTCCTCTGTGACTTTGACATGCTGGCTACATTGAAGTCACTCTGTTACTATACTATCGCTGGCTAGGAGTTACTGTAGCAcagcatgcactgtggttgctgtACATGAAGAGTGtgagaattgattgacaggtgtgAGACCTATTTTTAAGTATTTGCTaacacactctgtgtgtgtgtgtgtatgtatgtacatgtgtataAAATGGTCTTTAAGCATAATGGCCTCCCTGTTGCTGGATGTGAAAAGTATTAAAATGTATAGTGTTACAGAGTATGGGtggtgttttataaatatatctGTTTTATTTACTCTGCTATTCCAACATGCAGGGAAACTAATAATTTATTTTGGGTATCCTTTCAGGGTGGAATGTGGTACGGGGTGGATGTCAACAATGAAGACATAGCAGATAACTTTGATGCTTGCGTTTGGGAGCCAGCAATTGTAAGAATTAATGCATTAACAGCAGCTTCAGAAGCAGCCTGTCTCATACTGTCTGTGGATGAAACCATCAAAAACCCAAGATCCACTGCAGACGCCCCGCCAGCTGGTCGCGGCAGAGGAAGGCCTCATCACCATTGAAACCGCAAAACTGGTTATTTAATCAGTCCATTTCACTTCAGTCCCGGTAAAGGAAAAACTGTTGGTGCAGTTCTTCATTGAGCTCAGTGATCTATCCACTGGCACAGGGTTACATTGGCCTCCTAACAGCTTGCTTTATTGTCTTTTTGAATGCTTACTGTGTGGTCAACAAAAGAAATATTACATTAGATGGTCAGAACTGGGATCTCCGTTCTAGTAACATGTATGTTGCAGCACATATAATTTAGAGACTTCTCGTCCTAATACAAGTCTTGCCCTTTTTTTGTATGTCCTCCAATACACCTCCAAAGCGGAGCATAAAATCTAACTGAGCATTCTTCACCATCAATGTCCACttaactttttctttttgttatcctCTCAGTTGGTTGTGTACCTCCCTGGACGAATGTGGCCATTTTGATACTCTATTTATTTTCCTTGAAACAAACCATAATTAAATGCACTTCAATGAATTGTCAgcatttttttcttgttaatgTACCAAGTGGATGTTTTATAAATATCTCTTACATGTAGACATTAGGTAATAAAATGCTTTCATGAGGGTTTGCTAGCCATGTGTTGAAGATGACAGTCTTTAGAATAACTGAAGTCATTGTTTGACCACCTTGCCATAAATTTCTGACATTGCTGCAGCTGGATATGGATTGTGCATGTAACAATGCTTTTCAACTGTCACACTAAAATACAGTGGGCtttagtggttataatgcttggagtaCCCTGGCCTGGTTCCCTATTAATTGTGCAGACCATATTCCCTCTTACCTGCATCCCCGCCAGGCTCGGCGGCTCCTCTAGAACACTGGTGACGTGCTTAGTGCTTCTGCAGAAGCCGATCCAATCTCCTTGAAAACTTTCACAGAATTGCCCTTA
Above is a genomic segment from Pelobates fuscus isolate aPelFus1 chromosome 6, aPelFus1.pri, whole genome shotgun sequence containing:
- the CCT7 gene encoding T-complex protein 1 subunit eta → MMPTPVILLKEGTDTSQGVPQLLSNISACQVIAEAVRTTLGPRGMDKLIVDDRGKATISNDGATILKLLDVVHPAGKTLVDIAKSQDAEVGDGTTSVTLLAAEILKQVKPYVEDGLHPQIIIRAFRTATQLAISKIKEIAVTVKKEDKEEQRLILEKCAATALSSKLIATQKDFFAKMVVDAVTLLDDLLQLKMIGIKKVQGGALEESHLVAGVAFKKTFSYAGFEMQPKKYESPKIALLNIELELKAEKDNAEVRVNKIEDYQAIVDAEWNILYDKLDKIHKSGAKVVLSKLPIGDVATQYFADRDLFCAGRVPEEDLKRTMMACGGSIQTSVNALTDDVLGQCALFEEAQVGGERYNIFSGCPKAKTCTIILRGGAEQFMEETERSLHDAIMIVRRAIKNDSVVAGGGAIEMELSKYLRDYSRTIPGKQQLLIGSYAKALEIIPRQLCDNAGFDATNILNKLRAKHAQGGMWYGVDVNNEDIADNFDACVWEPAIVRINALTAASEAACLILSVDETIKNPRSTADAPPAGRGRGRPHHH